A single region of the Cucumis melo cultivar AY chromosome 3, USDA_Cmelo_AY_1.0, whole genome shotgun sequence genome encodes:
- the LOC103504261 gene encoding uncharacterized protein LOC103504261: MTLGKQARLEAGCSSVPSTEGVINKGKGTGGPTGMSEITRVSCDGHKRVVEYNELGQPIGESATKLKSFIGTTVRIHVPIRWLRSRPQIQKEYFTKCECMFSKLQVVANYKACITYKKDLEKLKDPPTEYSFIDREHWNIFVASRLTEQFEMVSNKGRERRKNNKYNHQMSRKGYANLTEEMKASTSNGELIDRALVWKKARTTKDGEIPDIDTKEVANKIDNLLVSKRASHSMDNVTCDILSQAIGGNDPPGRIRGVGQYVTPSKYFHTAREKRKKVGKEEDYAEERARMVARILELEAELMKHKKVPEVATKGETDESKIKSQMTSKSIDTSDDANDHDAKEENRQVLEDLTIEDLTIEKQDKVGEENKYVCASIETLTKVKDGTSCRLAIGTKDNVVGTGTIFDYYMDGDNVKVSVDMVTDGNCFVPVPTREGRTMLSQEVGSQLLWPRHLVIPLDEKMKSVYQADPRLPSLTLNTKRAPVTLRLLLWELDYIGSKIQIHVPAKVFEYERKCCIFLEAL; encoded by the exons ATGACACTTGGAAAACAAGCTAGATTAGAAGCTGGTTGCTCGAGCGTACCGAGTACCGAGGGAGTCATTAATAAAGGTAAAGGTACAGGTGGACCTACGGGAATGTCTGAGATCACACGGGTTAGTTGTGATGGACACAAGAGAGTGGTTGAATACAATGAGCTCGGTCAACCCATTGGTGAAAGTGCAACCAAGTTAAAGAGTTTCATTGGAACAACCGTGCGGATTCATGTTCCGATCA GGTGGCTTCGTAGTAGACCCCAGATCCAAAAAGAGTATTTTACAAAATGCGAGTGTATGTTTTCGAAACTTCAAGTCGTCGCTAACTACAAAGCATGTATTACATATAAGAAAGATTTGGAGAAACTAAAAGACCCACCAACAGAATACTCTTTCATCGATCGTGAGCATTGGAACATATTTGTCGCTTCCAGATTAACCGAACAATTTGAG ATGGTTAGCAACAAGGGACGTGAGCGGAGAAAGAACAACAAGTACAACCATCAAATGTCGCGAAAAGGTTATGCAAACCTTACCGAAGAGATG AAAGCAAGCACATCTAATGGTGAGTTAATTGATCGTGCTTTAGTATGGAAGAAAGCACGAACTACTAAAGATGGAGAGATTCCAGACATAGACACAAAGGAGGTGGCCAATAAAATT GACAACCTACTTGTTTCAAAACGTGCGTCTCATTCAATGGACAACGTAACTTGTGATATATTATCGCAAGCCATCGGAGGGAATGATCCACCAGGAAGGATTCGAGGGGTGGGTCAATACGTCACACCAAGTAAATACTTCCACACTGCAAGAGAAAAACGAAAGAAGGTCGGTAAAGAAGAAGATTATGCTGAAGAGCGAGCGAGAATGGTTGCTCGTATCTTAGAACTGGAAGCAGAATTAATGAAGCATAAGAAGGTTCCTGAAGTGGCCACAAAGGGAGAAACTGACGAGAGCAAGATCAAGAGTCAAATGACTTCTAAAAGCATTGACACATCAGATGATGCAAATGACCATGatgcaaaagaagaaaatagacaAGTTCTAGAAGACTTGACAATAGAGGACTTGACAATAGAAAAACAAGATAAG GTTGGTGAGGAGAACAAATATGTTTGTGCATCGATTGAGACTTTGACAAAAGTGAAG GATGGCACTTCTTGTCGACTTGCAATTGGGACTAAGGACAATGTTGTCGGTACTGGAACTATTTTTGACTACTACATGGACGGTGACAACGTGAAGGTATCAGTGGACATGGTTACCGATGGTAATTGCTTCGTTCCTGTTCCAACAAGGGAAGGTAGGACTATGCTTTCCCAAGAAGTTGGTTCACAGTTGTTATGGCCTCGTCATTTAGTCATTCCCCTAGACGAAAAG ATGAAAAGCGTGTACCAAGCTGATCCGCGATTACCGTCGTTGACACTGAATACAAAGAGAGCACCAGTTACACTACGATTATTGCTATGGGAACTTGATTATATTGGgtcaaaaattcaaattcacgTACCTGCTAAAGTTTTTGAGTATGAACGAAAATGTTGCATATTCCTCGAGGCACTCTAA